The Porites lutea chromosome 5 unlocalized genomic scaffold, jaPorLute2.1 SUPER_5_unloc_4, whole genome shotgun sequence DNA window CGAAGATGCAAGCTTGTATATAGTAATTTGTCTGTGGGTGAAATATATTGAAAATCTGTAAGCCCCATCTAGCCACTCTTAACGAGCACCACAAGGTTGTATCTTCAGTCCAAAGTTATAGCTAAAAAGCGACTTAATGTGTATGACTTGCAGGTGACATCGCAGCTTTTGTATCCCAAAAGATGGTGCAGGGACTAGGACTGACTACGTCCGAACTCATGATGGCACGTGCCAGTGCGATAAAATATGCCGGACAGAGAGAGAAACCTACACGCCTCCTCGATTTAACAGTACGATTCGGAATCGACTTCCTGACACTAGCACCAGTCCCAAGAGATAAATTACAGGACCTAAGAAGAAAAAGTACCGTGCACTGGAATGGTGTCCTTGAGACCTCAGCCGATGAAGATCAGGAAGCTGAGTCGTCAAGCAGTTCTGATGAGTCAGGATTATCAGTCGACTGGGATCCCAGGGAAGAGAGTCAAGGAATGCCAGCAACAAACACAGACGCATACACAGTTGCTGTCACAAGACATGTGGAAAATCTACTGCACTGTTATGTCTCAACAAGGCAGATGGTGACACAGCAGCTGGAGGTGAGAGCAGCAACAGCCAGGCCAAGTGGAAGCTCGGGAATGTCACatagaagaaaacaacagaccCCAAGGCGTAAACCTGCTGCTTCACGGCAAGCTCCGGAAGCCACAGCCACAGCCACAACCACAGTGAGCTCCAGAGACCAGGAACGGGGGAACATTGAGCAACGAGAACCTGAACAGCAAGAACAGCCTAGACGAAGCCCCAGGGAAATTCTGGTGGCCCTGCCAGGAATTGTGGCGACTCGGATACCAAATGAAGACTCGCTAAAGAGGCTGGAGCAGTTTCTGAGGAACAATCAGCCCTGCGATCCACAACGGGTAAGCtgattgaaaaattatttccataATGTAATGAAGAAAGAGGAGCTTCAGTGAAAGCAAGAACGTCatatagtatatttataattgATTTTGAAGTCAATAGCATGTGTATAGCGGTATATTATAGAACTGCCAAAGAATTATTCTTAAATCACTTTCCATGCATTCTATAAAATATCatataattaagcaatatgcCATTCCTGATATTGTCAAGTATTTAAATCACCAAAATCTTACCTCACAATATTTATTTCCGGTTTCATCCTTTAACATATTTTGGGAATTTACTTGACAATATCAGGACAgaaatattgctgttttgaaaccacAGCACTCTTGAAGTGAAATGAAGTCAACATTTTCATGACAGTGAATTAGGCTAgggatttttataataataataggtacAAAGGTTTTCTGACAACACTTTGGATCATTGTGATTCTTTCGTAGGCAGCGCAGGCAACAGTAGAAGGCAGAGAGTCAATAGAAGAAGCTCGACAGAGGGCAGCTCGCAACAGCTATGAGGAGCAGCGCGCACAACAAGTCCAAGAGAGGATCAAGGACTTTTGGAGAGCTTGCCAGGCAGACTGCACATGCTTAGGGGAATCTGCCATTCGTGATTCACAAGACAACAATGATCAAAATTGTCCTTACTGCATCAGCACAGACGAGGGTGCGGATGTCGCCAGGGTCACAGGAAGATGTCTGAATGCTGATTGCAAGGTGTGTGCACTGATGAATAAGCTTGACAAAGTCACATTGGCGGCACTTGGCGAAGTACGTAACACACGGCTTGCTGTTATGCTGGATTTAGCACCATTTATTGCCCAGTGCTTGAACTCTGGTGATGTCGCTGAAGAACGAAGGCAGGTTCTTGTCAGAACATTCTGTGAATTGCTCTGCTGTTCCAAAAGCAGACTTCGATTTTTGGCAAATGTTGGCTTCCTCGTCATGATCTGTCCACGGTTGAAACACCTGCAGCTGGAGAGAGGATGGGGAGATGTGTGGTGTAACTTGTCCAAGTTTGCCACTGCTATTGGTTACCACCAAGATCACCACAGCCAGCTTTCTGCTCTTATCTTCATGCGTCAAAGGTGTATTCCGGACAGCGAGAGCAAATGGGCATGGTATTTTCAGTCAGAGGACCCTGAAGAGCAGAGAGTTAACCGAGAGGTGTTTGAGCAGAGAGAGTAGGTTTAAGACTTTAAACATTCGAacattttgagttgttttgcacttggaacaaagtttgcaaattgtACTGCACAAAATGCACCTGAGGAATGTGGTCCGGGCAACTAAATGATAAGCACACTCACCTTAAGTTGTTTTAAATCCTGATGTTCGAGGCTAGGGTTTGGGgggttttctcttttctccagTGGCTTAGTTGACGTGCATTTACCTGCAAGGCTCACATTTACTctgagaaaataatttgattgctGTATGTACATTAATCTACTATGCATCATAAGAAGCCTTTTGTTTTGGTCACAGTACTAGAGTGATCTTACTTGGCCCAGTGAAATAGAAAGTTGACTAGTTACAAATTcatcagaaaataaataatttaaagtgGAGTTTTGGGTGATGTAGGTTCTTCCGATATGCGTCTCTTGTTTATTACAAGAGACATACACCTTTGACAAGCCACAGATCAGGAGCTGCATTATTTAGCAGATACTTGTATTGTTCTTAAGATGATCTATGAGATTCGCACAAAGCAGCTGTTCtgtggaaatttcattttcttccaccTACCTTACCACTGTTAACAAGTGTCAGATACTGAAAATGAGGTAATAAATTCCACTCAAAGTTTTACATTAACATTGTGTTGGTTTATCTTTGGGGGTCCATAAAATCTTTCCCCGTTTGAAATCATGGCTGAGAAACTATAATGTTGGCGGTCAGCGTTGGACAAGTTTTATGCACGTAAAAAACCCGCATAGATCAAAGTTTTAGTTTCAGGTCATAGTCAGGGTTATTTCTGGGTGGTATTCACCCCTTCCAGactgaataccgcttgaaaatCATTCCGAAAGGATTAATTTACGGGCGTCAATTTCATTACCTGGTCCCTACGAACAAAATACCGGTTTCAAAATGGTTGCACATGTTCCTGTATAATATTAATTCGACAGTGTAAAAGTTAGCAATGATTGTAAAGACAAGGTAGTTAGATCTCTAGCTGCCAATAACCGTCTTATTAAAGTGATACAATGTAGTGCCATTTGTTAACGCTCCGTGAAGCGGAAATTTACAGCTCTTACCATTGGGAATTGCATCAATTCCGGTTCCGATTCCATTCATTCAGTTCAAAAACTTCCTCGCACAAAAGAAGGCTTGATTCAAATCTGTGAATGAGTCTACATTTCGTTCCAGGAGCATGATTTCAATAATTGAAAGAGTAGAAATTACCAGGAAGCTAGCAGCCATATTGTAGTGACAGCGATATTTGGTCCGCGGTACATGTCGCAGAAAGTGCTCTTTGATTGGCTCAAGAGGGGGGTGTGACGGGGGTGGGGAACCCGCAGAATGTAAACATCGCGGAAAataccctttttaaatttttcaagcaatGAAGACATTCCTGGTAGTCTCAACACTTCTAGActgcttttacatcgagttacacgaggggcacccaacgacaattttcggaaaaatatctgttcggaagacgatttgaggtctagaattttcggaacatttgttgtaaaatttcttgcttgcctgcctcttaggattttcgaacatctaaaaaatggtaaaattgcccattttcaacggatttttaccctaaaacggtcacctagaattttcgggaggcttttttctggctgaaatttttaaacaggtaagttttgatccctaaaattttcggatcactagactttcagctaggaaatccgaacagatgaaaaatttataggggataaatatatgcccatatccaccgtttaaatactaaaacacgtttaacaatgctatgtttaagtggttttgaactatattctcgttgggtgcccctgttacacAGAAAGTTTTCACTTTCTACGAGTTTACCGTTACAATAAACGGTACCTTTTTCATGATcaccaacaacaatgtattttatttaagatccataagcttacaatattttatgcCCTGCAAGTAGCCAtagtgctaatctaggcagaacaaacattataaataaaggcgttattaaattacatattaagaaaaaaggaaaagcaaaaaagaaaaacccctcacacaaactcaagcataggggttttgttattagaaaaaatAGACTAAAATTACAATGGTTCATTTTCTAGGTTGTAGAGAAATAGAGAAACACTCCTTGGCAGATAATCGCGTTTTATAGTGATGTTTTGTGCTGAGTTTCACAAACTTATTGAGGGGACTTTTGGAGCTGTCTTAGCGTGGACGTCATACAAGAAATAGCTTggttgttgaaagaaaaaagactgtaaaggaagactgtgaggaattttccgatttccctttgtaactcattttatgtcagtttctttgcgtaaatcacgctcgagattcgactttttagtttgaaatgcaataattccgctaatacgagacatatgcaaatttcctcacacccttttttaggtcttttatctgtcaatcagatacaataaaaaggaagtgaatatttaacaacgcgaaagggctggagcttcagcagtaaactcgatacctctgagttcgagagcaaaaaacttaagcgccttttgaaattggatgaaataaaatcttttcataaggtaatttagtattttagctttaatttgatatataacttgcctttgtagcctttggcacctcgttttcctttactGAGACCTTAAATAAGGACTAACAAGTGCATGATATAAATTCAGAAGAAGCCGTGGAATGCCTTCAAACCAtggtaataattaaatttttcaactgtcCAAAACAAATTCCACGCAACCTTATTCCAATGATTCTACAAACAAAAGTTTCCGTAGCAGACATAACTGAAAAATGTCGCAGACATTACATTTTGGGAAACACATTTGTTATCATTCACTTTTCTTATCAGTGTTGCTGACTGTGGCTATGTCA harbors:
- the LOC140925422 gene encoding uncharacterized protein, producing MSHVALDNRREDSEPVIIVPYFPRGLAKSTEQPLDFNFILYLYDTLRLPLGLFPDDQDQEVLFEDLQQCMQYCWRYATQRQDWMRDHPVTQDHSQERRAQLSKETIFREAGQPLGVNMTTGNALFDRNLADLRLDVFGNVMFLKAPHWSDVSVQFMHGFPRRLIADHHCGLLRGNITVAARISNQAVRSLSAGDIAAFVSQKMVQGLGLTTSELMMARASAIKYAGQREKPTRLLDLTVRFGIDFLTLAPVPRDKLQDLRRKSTVHWNGVLETSADEDQEAESSSSSDESGLSVDWDPREESQGMPATNTDAYTVAVTRHVENLLHCYVSTRQMVTQQLEVRAATARPSGSSGMSHRRKQQTPRRKPAASRQAPEATATATTTVSSRDQERGNIEQREPEQQEQPRRSPREILVALPGIVATRIPNEDSLKRLEQFLRNNQPCDPQRAAQATVEGRESIEEARQRAARNSYEEQRAQQVQERIKDFWRACQADCTCLGESAIRDSQDNNDQNCPYCISTDEGADVARVTGRCLNADCKVCALMNKLDKVTLAALGEVRNTRLAVMLDLAPFIAQCLNSGDVAEERRQVLVRTFCELLCCSKSRLRFLANVGFLVMICPRLKHLQLERGWGDVWCNLSKFATAIGYHQDHHSQLSALIFMRQRCIPDSESKWAWYFQSEDPEEQRVNREVFEQRE